A single window of Syntrophotalea acetylenica DNA harbors:
- a CDS encoding DUF1295 domain-containing protein has translation MIEIIAGLCVTYSLLFLLSIVLKDNSIADVFWGMGFLQVALHAIYRSETRTPSQVLFTILVALWAMRIVSYILSKKWIKKDEDPRYARWREQWQHFYLRSFFQIYVLQGVLVMIIAIPIFLVNSAPPPLGLVTAAGTAVALFGLLYETIGDLQLRSFIKTREKGQIMTRGLWKYSRHPNYFGESAFWLGASIVAAQVSLWAFISWLLITFLLRYVSGVPPAEERYADNQAFQAYKRETPAMIPRFFK, from the coding sequence ATGATCGAAATCATCGCCGGCCTTTGTGTCACCTATTCTTTGCTGTTCCTGCTATCTATCGTCCTCAAGGACAACTCGATAGCTGATGTCTTCTGGGGGATGGGCTTTTTGCAGGTTGCGCTCCACGCCATCTATCGCTCGGAGACGAGAACGCCTTCCCAGGTGCTGTTTACCATCCTTGTTGCGCTGTGGGCTATGCGGATTGTTTCCTATATACTTTCAAAAAAGTGGATAAAAAAAGACGAAGATCCGCGCTATGCCAGGTGGCGTGAGCAATGGCAGCACTTTTATCTTCGCTCATTTTTCCAGATCTATGTGCTCCAGGGAGTGCTGGTAATGATCATCGCCATCCCGATTTTTCTCGTCAATAGCGCACCTCCTCCACTGGGTCTGGTCACCGCCGCCGGCACTGCTGTCGCGCTCTTCGGCCTGCTCTATGAGACGATCGGCGACCTGCAACTGCGCTCATTCATCAAGACCAGGGAGAAAGGGCAGATCATGACCCGGGGACTATGGAAATACTCCCGCCACCCAAATTATTTCGGCGAGAGCGCATTCTGGCTGGGCGCGAGTATCGTGGCGGCACAGGTTTCCTTATGGGCGTTCATAAGTTGGCTTCTGATCACCTTTCTGCTCCGATATGTCTCGGGGGTGCCGCCCGCGGAAGAACGATATGCAGACAACCAGGCATTTCAGGCTTATAAACGGGAGACTCCTGCGATGATACCCAGGTTTTTCAAATGA